In Scophthalmus maximus strain ysfricsl-2021 chromosome 13, ASM2237912v1, whole genome shotgun sequence, the genomic window TGTGATTCaagctctttctttctttccgttgTATTTCAGGGATCTAGCCAATACACTGGTTGACCCAGAGAGATCCGGGGACTTTAACCAGGCCATGATGGAGCTGGGGGCACGGGTGTGCACCCCTAAAGCACCAGTGTGCGGCCAGTGTCCTGTACAGTCTCACTGCCACTCTTATCACAAGGTAAAGCTCATCACGGGTGCTAACCATTGCCAATAAGAAGTAATTATGATTTTCCTCGTGTTGTAAACACAGAAGAAGTCAGTGCCAATGGCGATCATACAGTAAATGCCTTGGATCATAGTAAGGTCAAGTCATCATACATTAACTTATACATAGTCTGAATTTGCAGGTTCATGTCAAACAAGAGCAAAACTCCAAGAAACTTTTGGGGAAGCTGGATAGGAAGACGTCAGCCCCGCCTGATATCGAAGACTGTGGTAAGtgctctcccttctctcctcctcctacaggTATCTCAGACTCTCTTGTAGGTGTGATGCTAgatcatttttctcctctccctcagtctccaGTGGGACATGCCGACTGTGTCCCTCCGAGCCCTGGGACGATGAGTTGGGCGTTCACAACTTCCCCAGGAAGCCGGCAAAGAAGCCGCCCCGAGTGGAGAGAACTCTGACCTGTGTGGTGATCAGATGTGGAGACGGGGGAGAGGACGAGTACCTGCTCACACAGAGACCGGACAAAGGTCAGTGCCCACGCTGTTTCCTCCTAAATAAATAAGTCTACAGCCTGAGAATTGCTATGCTGTTTTTCGCATccttatttgactttttcaatCATTCAGCctgaacatttgtgtgtgtgttttttcaggatTGTTGGCTGGCTTGTGGGAGTTTCCGAGTctcctgctggaggaggagaactcaGACACGAAACAGAAGAGGGCGCTGTGCGCCGAGGTCAGCAGGATACTGGGGAGTCGCCTGACCGAGAGCCTCCTCCAGTACATCGGGGAGGTGAGCACACTTGAGTGTCATGCAcgcttttttttatacacaattAAACGTTTTTCCATGTCACAAGTCTCTGACGGAATCGCTGATCGTTCGCTGGTTGCAGGTGGTTCACATCTTCTCCCACATCCACCAGACGTATGTGGTTCACACTGTGCGTCTGACGGACGGACAAACACGAGCACCGACTGAAAATGCACAGTGGCTCAgcagagctgctctgcaggAAGCTGCCGTGTCCACAGGAGTGAAAAAGGTTGGTGTTTCGTgaagtttttgtgtgtgaaatattgttAGGTTAGTTTAGcgtcttgcccgaggacaccTCTTCATGCAGGCCGGAGGAGCCGggaatcaaaccaccgaccttctgtttagtggacgaccctctctaacTCCTTAGCCACAGGAGAATAAAGTGTAAAGCAACTACCGAGCAGCAAGTGTGTGATATGTAACATGAGCTGTGTGGAGTTGTCCTATAACAAGATATCAGTGGTTTCTAATTTCAGCTTCCCCCTggtgttgtgctgctgttcGGAGCTGGTGTTGTTACAGTTTGTAAAATAGATGAAAAAGACGTCGTCTCGTTAATCATCTCATTAAACTCAGTTTCAGAGAATCTGAGGCAGGGTTGCAGCTTGTTGTTGAGTCTGTTTCAGACGATgtgatgtgaaagaaaaagcaggagTGAGTGTTCAGACACTGTAAGTTAATGGGTTCAACGTTTCAACTCTCTGCAGATTGTGAAGCTTCATGATTCTGTGGACAGTCAAAAAGAACAAACCCCTAAGGTAAGTGCCTCTTTATACGTATGCATTGTATAATCCTCGACAAAAATGCACCTCGTTCTTTGATCCTATGAATCTCACTTGCATCTGTTACCCTCCTGTAGAATGgaaagaagcaaaaaacaactgacaagaAACCACGGAGGTCGAAAAAACCCTGCGTCAGCGGCGGACAGCTCTCGCTCAGCTCCTTCTTCAAGGCAGTGAAAGAGGAATCTTGATGGAATTTGGGGTGAAAGTCCTTCAAAGTGCCTCTTCATGTATATGATACCTTGGTCCCATCAGTGGTAACTAAACACAAAATGCCATTGCATTATTTTAAAGAGATCAGCTTTTAAATTGCCAAAAAATACGGCTCATTTGATATTTTCGTAGGAACTTGTAGTGGGACTTTGGACTTGTCGTGCATCAGCATTGTACCttgatgttttttaatgacCTCATTGCAGACAATATTTTTATCACTATATTATGACAATGAGGGACTGTGTGGAATCTGTATGACGTCCTTAAAATGTGCTGCAGTGCTATTATCATAATTTTGTGTCAACTCACTAAACACTTTGCAAACAGCATGTTAGATAAATGTTGTCTATTACCAcaataaatgtgtaatttttgcaGGCGGGGATAAAAGTGTCATTTTTGATGAGAGCTAACATCCAGACTCGGACAAACACCAGGTTTCCTTTAAACTGGTGCCATGTGTGAAGTGATAAGCGTAAGTATCCACGTTGACCTTGTTTGTTATTACAACCGTTACACCATTGGACTTTGTTTTCTACACGTTTTGAAGTTGGTTTGACTTTAGCTTCCAGAGGATATCGGAATGACACTGACTACTTTTTTCAAAAGTGCAAACTTATTAATGGGGATAAGACTGGTTAGCGTAAGCTGTATAAAAACCTTGGACTTGCATGTATGTCCTGTTTGGGACACTGATTGTCTTCATTTCTGTGGCCCAAAACTCAGAGGAAAATACTCgtgcaaataacaaaataaccAGAGTTTTAACACAACTGACTCAAAACCTGCCATGTCCAATCATTCCACACTGGGGATATCAATCAAACCAGGCACACATCCCAAACATGAGCCCTAATATCTTattaattatgaaattattttcagaaaaaatgaCTGACTTAGTATTTTGAGAgaagtgtatgttttttttttttgaatggcagTCATTTCCATACACAGTCTATGACATATATAGTACATATATTCAAcgacacatgaaaacaaatgaataaatagataaaaagtaaaaaaaaatcctgttggCAGGAAACAGCGCCCTCTACTGTGCGGAGCCGTTAACCGTCTGACCCGGTCAGAAAAATAAGTCCCAACCGAGAGAGAAGAAGTTGTGGAAGTGCTCCACATCTACCTGCTTCAGTCCTCTCTTATTAAACCCCGGTGGAAGAGAACTCCTGGTCTCTTCTCACTGGTCCTCAGTCCAGCCTGCGGctcctctgagcagcagcagatgtccGTCTTTCACTGACCGACCACCGAGGATCTGAGTTGACACCCATCGGTTGAACTTGGCGAATCATTATTTACCAATCGGCTGCAGATTGTCGTGCAAAGGTTCGcgttgctgctgcagcagctccgtgTTCGAGGCGAGGCCCCGATGCACGAGATCGTTCTTCCACTTTGCTccttcagatttctttttgagAAAGTTTTCATTGTTGTGATCGCTGctgtcctgtctgtcttcaGATGGCGTCTTCCGCGTGGCAACGTTTCCTGTCTGTGTACCAAGGGATTCTAGACAATGGAGGTATGATGGTtacttcattttctctttcttgtgtTTCCTTTGCAGCAGACTGTCCTCACAGTTCGGAGTGTGGGagctgcagatgtgtgtgttgtcttcaCAACCGCTGCTCTGGGGCCCGTCACATGGTTCACCGGCACAACGCCATTTCTTAAAGTATATTACCCTGTTAAATGTTAGCATGTCGTTCCTGCAGTGAGTGTGAGGGGCAAAACTCCGGGCTAGCCCTTTAATTGTCTAGTCGAGGCCCACTGAACTGCATTGTTTAGTGTTCCCCCTTTTCCCAGCTTTACAAAACCGAATTTAGTTTACATTTACCAAATTTGCACATGCACTGGGTCCTCCTGAACACAACTGgaacatgtcaaaatgtaaacaccTGGCATCTCCTGTGCTGACTGAAACCAAAAATTCCTCCTGAGCAGTGGTGACAGTTTGAGGGAATCAAGGCGTGAGCTCCTCAAACTGAGAACCCTGGTGTCCCTGACCCGGCTGTTTGTATGTTCCAGACGAGAGGACGGACCTGTGGCTGCTGGTCTACTCCCCCGTCCCGGTGTCACTCATCTTCCTGGTTTACCTCAGTGTGGTCTGGGCCGGCCCTCGGCTGATGAAGCACAGGGAACCTGTTGACCTCAAAGTCCTTCTCATAGTTTACAATTTCGCCATGGTCGGCCTGTCTGCACACATGTTCTATGAGGTATGACagtgctgcttttgtttgttttaacacgGAACAAACCCAAAGCAAACCTGAGCATGAacatacaatttaaaatattcCCTTTTACCACATATACGTTTtattaaattgttgttttaatgtttctagTTCCTGGTCACCTCATGGCTCTCAAACTACAGCTACCTGTGTCAGCCTGTAGATTACAGCACCAGCCCACTGGCCATGAGGGTAAGCGTGTTTCCCACTTT contains:
- the mutyh gene encoding adenine DNA glycosylase — protein: MSRLRSAIHKGKRARREIIEAAKPKRRRTKTAKEEETTNAASSSTYHTFPDPADVVLLRSRLLTWYDAEKRELPWRTLAMTEPDLNIRTYAVWVSEIMLQQTQVATVIDYYNKWMKRWPTVHDLSAATLEEVNQMWAGLGYYSRGRRLHEGAQKVVTELKGRMPRTVDSLLKQLPGVGRYTAAAIGSIALGQVTGVVDGNVIRVLCRLRAIGADSTSPAVTEALWDLANTLVDPERSGDFNQAMMELGARVCTPKAPVCGQCPVQSHCHSYHKVHVKQEQNSKKLLGKLDRKTSAPPDIEDCVSSGTCRLCPSEPWDDELGVHNFPRKPAKKPPRVERTLTCVVIRCGDGGEDEYLLTQRPDKGLLAGLWEFPSLLLEEENSDTKQKRALCAEVSRILGSRLTESLLQYIGEVVHIFSHIHQTYVVHTVRLTDGQTRAPTENAQWLSRAALQEAAVSTGVKKIVKLHDSVDSQKEQTPKNGKKQKTTDKKPRRSKKPCVSGGQLSLSSFFKAVKEES